One Monomorium pharaonis isolate MP-MQ-018 chromosome 4, ASM1337386v2, whole genome shotgun sequence DNA segment encodes these proteins:
- the LOC105836179 gene encoding putative aminopeptidase W07G4.4 codes for MAVESRWMPCQLKIETNICSGDYDGIILVSGSTPGSNEPEPFKTVLYAAAQIDAALGVIGAVLPINLLAKRLIYSPTGPLNMDYHDVRSFAEAATKGITRALKAGVRCPLFVLLPDDRFENVELVTLLGALEGLYVPLEVREICPDRCYKACQLGVWSPICSKKLQGIVKLASALESGRYVARDIGGADPERMAPPRVEEYLAELFCGSNVTMQVISDQDTLLQEYPLFACVNRAASVIPRHAGRIIFLTYEPPACVLETIMIVGKGVTYDTGGADIKCQGVMAGMSRDKCGAAACAGFMQVVNLLQPPTVKVVAALCVVRNSVGENSYVADEVITAKSGARVRVGNTDAEGRMAMADALYHLKEMALCSVNPHLFTIATLTGHAVLTAGKGYSIAMDNAVARLASNAERLQASGEIIGDPFEISRIRREDFLTHQGRAEGDDILQALNQPSVKTPRGHQGPAAFLIKASGLDKHGIESEKPLKYCHLDIAGSAGDLPAQPTGSPILTLAKTFFFDKIQTKDS; via the exons ATGGCGGTGGAATCGAG ATGGATGCCATGTCAGCTGAAAATTGAAACGAATATCTGCAGCGGCGATTACGATGGCATTATTCTGGTGTCAGGAAGTACCCCTGGATCCAACGAGCCGGAACCCTTCAAAACCGTTCTCTACGCCGCGGCCCAGATCGATGCCGCACTGGGCGTGATCGGCGCGGTTTTGCCCATCAATTTGCTCGCAAAAAGGCTCATTTACAGCCCAACGGGTCCGCTTAACATGGATTATCACGATGTGCGGAGTTTTGCAGAGGCAGCTACGAAGGGAATAACACG GGCTTTAAAAGCTGGTGTGAGATGTCCTTTATTTGTGTTACTGCCGGATGATCGTTTTGAGAACGTTGAATTAGTCACACTTCTTGGTGCTCTGGAGGGTCTCTACGTG ccTTTAGAAGTTCGTGAGATATGTCCGGATCGGTGCTACAAAGCATGTCAACTCGGAGTGTGGAGTCCGATTTGTAGTAAGAAGCTTCAGGGTATCGTGAAACTTGCCTCGGCGCTCGAGAGTGGCAGATACGTCGCAAGGGACATAG GCGGTGCAGATCCTGAAAGAATGGCGCCTCCGAGAGTGGAGGAATACCTAGCAGAACTGTTTTGCGGATCAAATGTCACGATGCAAGTGATATCCGATCAGGATACATTACTTCAGGAGTACCCACTATTCGCCTGTGTAAATCGCGCCGCGTCTGTAATACCACGTCACGCCGgcagaattatatttttgacttACGAGCCGCCTGCCTGCGTCTTGGAGACGATCATGATCGTGGGGAAGGGTGTCACTTATGATACCGGTGGCGCCGACATCAAGTGCCAGGGCGTCATGGCTGGCATGTCGAGGGACAAATGCGGCGCGGCCGCCTGTGCCGGATTCATGCAG GTAGTGAACTTATTGCAACCACCGACGGTAAAGGTCGTCGCCGCTTTGTGCGTTGTAAGAAATAGCGTAGGCGAAAACTCTTACGTCGCCGATGAAGTGATCACGGCAAAATCCGGTGCGAGGGTACGTGTGGGCAACACGGACGCCGAGGGTAGGATGGCTATGGCTGATGCCCTCTATCATCTCAAAGAAATGGCCTTATGTTCCGTAAATCCGCATCTCTTCACGATAGCTACGCTAACAGGCCACGCAGTATTAACTGCGGGTAAGGGATATTCc ATTGCGATGGATAATGCTGTGGCAAGACTAGCCAGTAATGCCGAGAGGCTTCAAGCTTCCGGCGAAATTATTGGTGACCCATTCGAAATATCGCGAATACGTAGAGAAGATTTTCTCACTCATCAAGGACGTGCGGAAGGTGATGATATTCTTCAGGCACTAAATCAACCCAGTGTCAAAACTCCACGAGGTCATCAGGGACCAGCTGCCTTTTTAATTAAGGCTTCCGGATTGGATAAG CATGGTATTGAGTCAGAGAAGCCGTTAAAATATTGTCATCTGGATATAGCCGGCAGTGCCGGTGATCTTCCCGCACAACCAACTGGTTCACCAATTTTAACATTAgccaaaacatttttttttgataaaatacagACCAAAGATTCCTAA
- the LOC114253707 gene encoding sodium-coupled monocarboxylate transporter 2: MTTHITSMVVDYLVFIGFIVVSFVIPLWGNFKTKKKETKANYVFATGSVSMGMMMLSIARGTLGVRSFLGYPSELYYRGSAMWETLYGMLLAYPIVCFIFVPVYYSLGITSVYQYLDMRFKSKLVRCLASFSYVIRSLLNLAVTVFTPCVALKAVIGLPYWASIVGITTISVVFTIIGGLKAAILSDVIQGLAMIGVSMVIIIQGIINVGGPANVLNVTYERGRLDFFNFDMDPTLRVTTMSATLGQLFMSLSIFGCQQNFVQRYCSMSSQRKVVKTMMANMPIIVVLFSLSWIVGMVIFANYADCDPLSLGYISKIDEIVPFYVEDKFSNVPGMLGLVMATLFNSALTLMVSNLNSLATVTFEDFLSHIPAMSDLKDTQQLYAIKIIGVIYGLLIIGISFLVAMLSGIIESSMLMTSATSGPLLGVFLLAMLIPCANWKGAAAGMIFSHITTMWITFGHLQLGTVIETLTLSTENCHNETFSSWVTKPISLDYFTPNVSSWMTIQENVTPSSAIDEIKKSSDPLNVLYGITYMYYAFIGSITTVGVGIIVSLITADAEDDKYQEHLLHPIARKIAGLFPGKRRLYATNIHLGNKNDTDITNVTISSVISIPDSFEKTSSQGCINDKGKIHLHDGYIEKLNALKNVSLDVTNEIGKHTKL, encoded by the exons ATGACGACCCATATCACATCGATGGTGGTGGACTATCTGGTGTTTATCGGATTCATTGTGGTTTCCTTCGTGATACCGCTATGGGGAAACTTTAAAACGAAGAAAAAGGAGACAAAGGCAAATTATGTCTTCGCCACTGGCAGTGTATCAATGGGCATGATGATGCTATCAATCGCACGTGGAACTCTCGGCGTCAGATCCTTCCTTGGTTATCCTTCGGAGCTATATTACCGAGGTAGCGCTATGTGGGAGACTCTGTACGGAATGCTGCTGGCGTATCCCATCGTCTGTTTCATCTTCGTACCCGTTTACTACAGCCTCGGTATCACGTCGGTCTACCAATACTTGGACATGAG GTTCAAGTCAAAACTAGTCAGATGTTTGGCGAGTTTCTCTTATGTCATCCGGAGTCTGCTGAACTTGGCGGTCACGGTATTCACCCCTTGCGTCGCACTGAAAGCAGTAATAGGGCTTCCGTACTGGGCTAGCATCGTGGGAATAACGACTATTTCTGTGGTTTTCACGATCATA GGAGGTTTAAAAGCTGCTATTCTATCAGATGTTATACAAGGTCTAGCGATGATTGGTGTATCTATGGTGATCATCATACAGGGAATTATCAACGTTGGCGGACCAGCTAACGTTCTCAACGTAACTTACGAACGAGGACGATTGGATTTCTTCAA CTTTGATATGGATCCGACTCTTCGAGTAACGACAATGTCGGCGACATTAGGTCAACTCTTCATGAGTTTATCAATTTTCGGATGTCAACAGAATTTTGTTCAAAGATATTGCAGTATGTCCAGCCAAAGAAAAGTTGTCAA gaCAATGATGGCCAACATGCCTATTATCGTGGTCTTGTTCTCGTTATCTTGGATCGTTGGAATGGTGATTTTTGCTAATTATGCTGACTGTGATCCACTTAGTCTGGGCTATATTTCCAAGATCGACGAGATTGTACCGTTCTATGTCGAAGACAAATTCTCCAACGTACCGGGAATGCTTGGTCTGGTAATGGCAACTCTCTTCAATAGCGCCCTGACTTTAATGGTATCGAATCTCAATTCTCTCGCGACAGTGACTTTCGAAGATTTCTTGAGTCACATACCTGCGATGAGTGATTTGAAAGACACGCAGCAGCTTTACGCAATCAAAATAATTGGTGTTATCTACGGTTTGCTAATAATTGGCATTAGTTTTTTGGTGGCCATGTTATCTGGCATAATAGAATCTTCTATGCTGATGACGTCAGCGACATCTGGACCTCTTCTCGGTGTATTCCTCCTCGCCATGCTGATACCTTGTGCCAATTGGAAAGGTGCCGCCGCTGGGATGATTTTTAGTCATATAACGACAATGTGGATCACCTTCGGTCACCTCCAACTGGGCACAGTGATCGAGACGTTAACTCTGTCGACAGAAAATTGCCATAACGAGACGTTTTCCTCATGGGTTACCAAACCGATTAGTCTGGATTATTTCACACCGAACGTTTCCAGTTGGATGACAATTCAGGAAAACGTTACGCCGTCGTCTGCTATCGACGAGATCAAGAAATCATCTGATCCTTTAAATGTTCTTTATGGAATCACCTATATGTATTACGCTTTTATTGGTAGCATAACAACGGTTGGCGTTGGTATCATCGTAAGTTTAATTACGGCCGATGCCGAAGATGATAAGTACCAGGAGCACTTGCTGCATCCTATAGCACGAAAGATAGCGGGATTATTTCCCGGAAAGCGAAGGCTTTACGCCACTAATATTCATcttggaaataaaaatgatacgGACATTACAAACGTCACTATTTCCTCGGTGATATCTATTCCCGATAGTTTTGAGAAGACTTCTTCTCAAGGATGCATTAATGATAAGGGAAAGATACACCTACATGATGGATATATAGAGAAATTAAACGCGCTAAAGAACGTTTCCCTCGATGTAACCAATGAAATCGGTAAACATACTAAATTGTAA